From Chryseobacterium joostei, the proteins below share one genomic window:
- a CDS encoding MauE/DoxX family redox-associated membrane protein, which produces MKDYNSILVKGISYFFILLFIYASVSKLLEFEKFQVQLAQSPLLSAYAGSISYTIIIVELITAGLLSISKSRMFGLLASFNLMIAFSIYIYLILYHSEFIPCSCGGILEDMGWKTHLIFNIITVIIAGLAIIIANRSSTSYTVFPRVSVRLWLMLGTGTLSSCLVIYLFFSSEYIIKKENNFTRRFLSHPIIQENILNLGVDSYYFAGISGDTLYLGNKTSPFQILKIDIGLIDKKLVKVIPEGQFTFKSLSYEVSDNSIFGFDGTVPVVYTCSLSSTIKLRTISYQDAFFSQLLVLDSLHFAIRTKEGSGMNNVLGLLDIQTEPKIQLNKNILSSKSQNHFDTDGKLLFDHKTNELYYIFFYRNQILRINRNLNLIDKIKTIDTISVPMIETVKLKDGTTKMSHPSKVINLSTTLHDGLIFNRSSLMGKHEIKESWKSSSIIDVYKINPSQYWGSFYVQHRGGKSLSHMLVTDQYFFALVGNDLIRYKIRQPLTDGMNGGKPKNHKTE; this is translated from the coding sequence ATGAAAGATTATAATAGCATCTTAGTAAAAGGTATATCCTATTTCTTTATTCTCCTGTTCATTTACGCAAGTGTTAGTAAGCTTTTAGAGTTTGAGAAATTTCAAGTACAATTAGCACAATCACCATTACTCAGTGCATATGCAGGGAGTATTTCCTATACAATAATTATCGTGGAATTAATAACCGCAGGATTACTTAGCATAAGCAAAAGTAGGATGTTCGGTCTTCTGGCTTCCTTTAATTTAATGATCGCATTTAGTATTTATATCTACTTAATTCTGTATCATAGTGAATTTATTCCATGTTCTTGTGGTGGTATATTGGAAGATATGGGCTGGAAAACTCACTTGATTTTTAATATTATCACAGTTATTATAGCAGGACTAGCAATCATAATAGCTAATAGATCATCTACCAGCTACACAGTATTTCCACGGGTATCTGTACGACTATGGCTTATGTTAGGCACTGGTACTTTAAGTAGCTGCCTTGTCATATACCTTTTCTTTTCGTCCGAATATATCATTAAAAAAGAAAATAATTTTACAAGGAGATTCTTATCTCATCCTATCATTCAAGAAAATATTTTGAACCTTGGAGTTGATTCGTACTATTTTGCTGGAATTAGTGGAGATACACTCTATTTAGGTAATAAGACATCTCCATTCCAGATTTTGAAGATAGATATAGGATTAATAGATAAGAAGCTGGTTAAAGTTATTCCAGAAGGTCAATTTACTTTTAAGTCTTTATCTTATGAAGTGTCTGACAATAGTATATTTGGGTTTGATGGTACCGTTCCGGTTGTATACACCTGTTCTTTATCATCTACAATAAAACTCAGAACAATTAGCTATCAAGATGCTTTTTTCAGTCAGCTTCTTGTTTTGGATTCTTTGCACTTTGCTATCAGAACTAAGGAAGGTTCCGGTATGAATAACGTTTTGGGGCTGTTGGATATTCAAACTGAACCTAAAATTCAGCTCAATAAAAATATTCTTTCTTCCAAGAGCCAAAACCATTTTGATACAGATGGAAAACTTCTATTTGATCATAAAACAAATGAGCTGTATTATATATTCTTTTACCGAAATCAAATTTTAAGAATAAACAGAAATCTCAATCTCATAGATAAAATAAAAACCATTGATACTATTTCTGTTCCTATGATAGAAACTGTAAAGCTAAAGGATGGTACAACTAAAATGAGCCATCCATCTAAAGTAATCAACCTATCAACAACTTTGCACGATGGACTTATATTCAACAGATCCAGCCTAATGGGTAAACATGAAATAAAAGAAAGCTGGAAATCATCATCAATTATTGACGTATACAAAATTAATCCTTCTCAATATTGGGGCAGTTTTTATGTACAGCACCGCGGCGGTAAATCATTGTCTCATATGCTTGTCACCGATCAGTATTTCTTTGCGCTGGTTGGAAATGATCTCATCCGTTACAAAATAAGACAACCACTCACAGATGGGATGAATGGGGGTAAGCCGAAAAACCATAAAACAGAGTAG
- a CDS encoding DUF6520 family protein, translating to MKKLRSAILPLVIATVGVGSAFATTTNKNTNSVDIQGYLFRPNEVEQCQPVSKFCDNNGAFDCTVSGPGTEALRIFNGTSCPNILKHSVAN from the coding sequence ATGAAAAAATTAAGATCAGCAATTTTACCATTAGTAATTGCTACCGTAGGTGTAGGAAGCGCATTTGCTACTACGACTAACAAGAATACAAATTCAGTTGATATTCAAGGTTATTTGTTCCGACCTAACGAAGTGGAACAATGTCAACCTGTGTCAAAGTTTTGTGACAATAATGGTGCCTTCGACTGTACAGTTTCAGGACCAGGAACGGAGGCCTTGCGAATTTTTAACGGCACAAGCTGCCCTAATATACTAAAACATAGTGTTGCTAATTAA
- a CDS encoding alpha/beta hydrolase family protein: MVINITIKIFLLLILLPLIVLAQGNSTTFQIPDKLRNHQFGIAAPQLSGDSRFVIFNKSYEQNKDTLVVVDTKDRKGSILQFPNSYSARFTKSGHLFFCSGANALMMKLPSKKSLQWKDVTSAHYFGKFNQVIIARNDSLVINDEHGKVIRGIPDVISSTLRDGEFFYITKGKDQYRLLSLEKNGSLLLHSSDQPFLSAKKIADHSFIIYEKQQSEFKIFYHNTDNNITKEFKYDNGKGIKSVVLTPAIIDSQNIFLNINFFSNPKDKDAVEVWYGNDKKIDQRFFDAAKNKVLIWNFVTGMVTEVQDNEHSHLVYIGRPDYLLSFNPYQHKDYIKEAFPFTIFRYDTALKRHEFLVEAGGVIYTDPQGKFLVTSKDGQWMLVNVNNGEKKILPVHSSRRVYFSEDSQRLLFENEGSIDMYDIELEKHQIIRLPSGFRSKLINGDQTPISPGFPIYKTAFPNEKNVLIHLWRKEDNTNAIASFNGKVLKMIVSPTQDYISEMFDYSSRSQFLFVRSNINKPPVICLSEKTEKLLYNSVDQDINALKIKSEWIVSRNEKGVELKGTLIYPLHYDKNKKYPMVVSIYESQRSESNQYLVDGMFGSTEGINSRYLIENGYFVFLPEIVYDERGTGRSALDCVESSIKALYGNTSIDFSKIGLVGHSHGGYESNFIATQSKLFAAYVAGAGNSDLVRSYHSYNYLWNGPFYWQFEGGQYRMPGSFTNFKSLYIVNSPVYHAEKVNVPILLWAGKKDQNIDWQQTMEFYLALRRNKKPVIALFYPDDDHSLQKIENRVDLYSRIYQWLDFHLKNKTSDWISEMN, translated from the coding sequence ATGGTTATTAATATAACGATAAAGATATTTTTATTACTCATCCTTTTGCCATTAATAGTATTGGCTCAAGGAAATTCAACAACATTTCAAATTCCAGATAAACTGAGAAATCATCAGTTTGGTATTGCTGCTCCACAATTGTCTGGAGACAGTAGATTTGTAATTTTCAATAAATCATATGAACAGAATAAGGATACACTGGTTGTAGTGGATACTAAAGATAGAAAGGGGAGTATTTTACAGTTTCCTAATAGCTATTCGGCACGTTTTACAAAATCAGGTCATTTATTTTTCTGCAGTGGGGCTAACGCACTGATGATGAAACTACCTTCAAAAAAAAGTTTACAATGGAAAGATGTAACTTCAGCTCATTATTTTGGAAAATTTAATCAAGTAATAATAGCAAGAAATGATTCTTTAGTCATCAATGATGAACATGGTAAAGTAATACGCGGAATTCCGGACGTAATTAGTAGTACATTAAGAGATGGTGAATTTTTTTATATAACTAAGGGGAAGGATCAGTACCGGCTATTGTCTCTTGAGAAAAACGGTTCTTTGTTATTACATAGCTCAGATCAACCTTTCTTAAGTGCAAAAAAGATAGCAGATCATTCATTTATTATCTACGAAAAGCAACAATCCGAATTTAAAATCTTTTATCATAATACTGATAATAACATAACGAAAGAATTCAAGTACGATAATGGAAAAGGTATAAAATCGGTAGTTTTGACACCTGCTATAATTGATAGTCAAAATATTTTCCTGAATATTAATTTTTTTAGCAATCCAAAAGATAAAGATGCAGTAGAAGTATGGTATGGGAATGATAAAAAAATTGACCAAAGATTTTTTGATGCGGCTAAAAATAAAGTGCTTATATGGAACTTCGTTACCGGAATGGTTACTGAAGTACAGGATAATGAACATAGCCATTTGGTTTATATCGGTCGGCCAGATTACTTGCTTTCATTTAATCCATATCAGCATAAAGATTACATCAAGGAAGCTTTTCCTTTCACAATTTTCAGATATGATACCGCTTTAAAAAGACATGAATTTCTTGTAGAAGCGGGTGGTGTTATCTATACAGATCCCCAAGGGAAATTTCTAGTGACATCCAAGGATGGGCAGTGGATGTTGGTAAACGTTAATAACGGAGAGAAAAAAATACTTCCGGTGCATTCTTCCAGACGTGTCTATTTTTCTGAAGACTCTCAAAGACTGCTCTTTGAAAATGAGGGGAGTATTGATATGTATGATATTGAATTAGAGAAGCATCAAATTATTAGACTTCCTTCAGGTTTTAGAAGCAAATTAATTAATGGTGATCAAACTCCCATAAGTCCCGGTTTTCCTATTTATAAAACTGCTTTCCCCAATGAAAAAAATGTTCTGATTCACTTGTGGAGAAAAGAAGATAATACAAATGCTATAGCATCTTTCAATGGAAAAGTACTTAAAATGATTGTATCGCCTACGCAAGATTATATTTCAGAAATGTTTGATTATTCTTCAAGGTCACAATTTTTATTTGTCCGAAGCAATATCAATAAGCCACCAGTGATATGTTTGTCTGAAAAGACTGAAAAACTTCTGTATAATAGTGTAGATCAAGATATCAATGCATTGAAAATTAAGTCAGAATGGATTGTGTCAAGAAATGAAAAGGGAGTTGAATTAAAGGGTACATTGATTTATCCTTTACACTATGATAAAAACAAGAAGTATCCTATGGTAGTTTCTATTTATGAAAGTCAGCGATCGGAAAGCAATCAGTACCTTGTTGACGGAATGTTTGGGAGCACAGAAGGAATTAACAGCAGATATCTGATTGAAAATGGTTATTTTGTATTCTTGCCTGAAATAGTTTATGATGAAAGGGGAACTGGACGCTCGGCATTAGACTGTGTTGAAAGTTCAATTAAAGCATTATACGGCAACACTTCTATTGATTTTTCAAAAATTGGATTGGTCGGACATTCTCACGGCGGGTATGAAAGTAACTTTATTGCGACACAATCTAAGTTATTTGCAGCCTATGTTGCAGGTGCGGGAAATAGTGATTTGGTAAGATCTTACCACTCATATAATTATCTCTGGAATGGACCTTTTTACTGGCAGTTTGAAGGTGGGCAATATAGAATGCCTGGTAGTTTTACGAACTTTAAGAGTTTGTACATTGTAAATAGTCCTGTATACCATGCCGAGAAAGTAAATGTTCCTATTCTTCTTTGGGCTGGGAAAAAAGATCAAAACATTGATTGGCAACAGACGATGGAGTTTTATTTGGCCCTGCGAAGGAATAAAAAGCCTGTGATTGCTCTATTTTATCCCGATGATGATCATAGTTTGCAAAAAATTGAAAACAGGGTTGATCTTTATTCAAGGATATATCAATGGCTTGATTTTCATTTGAAGAATAAGACTTCGGATTGGATATCGGAAATGAATTAA
- a CDS encoding RagB/SusD family nutrient uptake outer membrane protein, which yields MKNKIIEKAILTIAILLCYSSCEKLVEVDLPINQITTSQVFESTSTADGALSALYAEMQSFSVIAGGSTGAGGLLGSYVDDLDGYDVYSNNASMDLFNNIQNASNTTVKLVWGNGYRQIYMANAIVEGLEKSSGIPEKDKNRIKGEAIFMRSLVYYYLTEIFGDIPYTISTDYSINQSLSKISTTEILQNISQDLSTISPFLETDYRNAERIYVNRKTINLLSAIVYARLKQWNLAEDLLSGIITSPLYSFPQDLSKTFKKDGKHILWQLKPIYANTATPEASLYNFASGVPRYYAASENLLASFSTADQRKTSWMSPVVSGQKTYYKINKYKTITANTDEYSIVFRLQEAYLIMAESLAQQNRVPEAVNYLNAIRNLSGLGNISGTISKDVVLEEILAENRREFFSERGIRFLSLKRNGKLDILSQSKPNWKIFHSIWPIPVSELALNPSLNPQNNGY from the coding sequence ATGAAGAATAAAATAATTGAAAAAGCAATTCTTACAATAGCAATACTACTTTGTTATAGTTCTTGTGAAAAGCTGGTTGAAGTCGATCTTCCTATCAACCAGATTACGACCAGTCAGGTATTTGAGTCAACAAGTACTGCAGATGGGGCATTGTCAGCATTATATGCTGAGATGCAATCCTTCTCTGTTATTGCAGGTGGTTCTACCGGTGCAGGAGGTTTATTAGGAAGTTATGTGGATGATTTGGACGGGTATGATGTGTATTCCAACAATGCATCGATGGATTTGTTCAATAATATTCAAAACGCATCCAATACCACTGTAAAGCTGGTTTGGGGGAATGGTTACAGACAAATTTATATGGCTAACGCTATTGTTGAAGGATTGGAAAAATCTTCAGGTATTCCTGAGAAAGATAAAAACAGGATTAAAGGTGAGGCTATTTTTATGCGATCATTGGTGTATTATTATCTCACGGAAATTTTTGGTGATATTCCTTATACAATCTCTACAGATTATTCCATCAATCAATCACTTTCAAAAATAAGTACAACTGAGATTCTGCAAAACATATCTCAAGACCTTTCAACAATTAGTCCATTTCTTGAAACAGATTATCGTAATGCTGAAAGGATTTATGTTAACCGAAAGACTATTAATTTATTGTCTGCGATTGTCTATGCAAGGCTAAAACAATGGAATTTAGCAGAGGATTTACTTTCAGGTATCATTACCTCACCATTGTACAGTTTTCCTCAGGATCTTTCAAAAACCTTTAAGAAAGACGGGAAGCATATATTATGGCAGCTTAAACCCATTTATGCTAATACCGCTACACCTGAAGCATCGTTATACAATTTCGCTTCGGGTGTGCCTAGGTATTATGCTGCATCAGAAAACTTACTTGCAAGCTTTTCTACGGCAGATCAGAGAAAAACATCTTGGATGTCTCCCGTGGTTAGTGGTCAGAAAACCTATTATAAAATCAATAAATACAAAACGATAACAGCCAATACTGACGAATATTCCATAGTATTCAGATTACAGGAAGCTTATCTGATTATGGCAGAATCCCTTGCACAGCAAAACAGAGTTCCTGAGGCTGTCAACTACCTCAATGCTATTCGAAACTTGTCAGGATTGGGTAATATTTCAGGTACTATTTCGAAAGATGTAGTATTAGAGGAGATCCTTGCAGAAAACAGAAGAGAATTCTTTTCAGAAAGGGGAATTCGTTTTCTAAGCTTGAAACGTAATGGAAAGCTTGATATCCTCAGTCAATCCAAGCCTAATTGGAAAATTTTTCATTCTATATGGCCAATTCCGGTATCGGAACTGGCTCTTAATCCATCATTAAATCCACAGAACAATGGTTATTAA
- a CDS encoding SusC/RagA family TonB-linked outer membrane protein translates to MKNSYYNIGGIFFGLMFTAVSIRTKAQTRTISGTVTSSRKPLSGVIISQEGSDQITMTGNNGTYTLQVSAENPILLFRHPDYAEEKFTLTNQKVVNISLEQKVKGIEEVILNAGYYKVKDKERTGSIAKVSAKDIENQPVTNVLSALQGRMAGVNITSSSGNNSGGFDVQIRGRNSLRTVTNSLINGNEPLYVIDGIPVGGQLATSYTGGFEPMRDINPLNAMNPNDIESIEVLKDADATAIYGSRGGNGVILITTKKGSTKDIQFSLNTSYSLSSVANRLEMMSTEQYIQMRKQAFANDGITTLPASAYDLNGKWDQSRYTDWQKTLIGCSAENTQTSLSLSSGGDRSSFLLSASHQEQGTVYPGNSGYKTNALNSNYNYNSADRRFSLTASNYLTFQSNNVMNSDFTRLSLSLVPNAPALYDANGNINWQENTFSNPMAALNGTYEAKTFRLNQDISAGYALSDNLKLKLNGGFNYWSLQETILSPNTMYNPAFPAGASSSNSTSAVNNSSFISYLLEPQLSWSKNMNKSKIEVLVGASYQETISKSLAVRGTGYSSNALLHNIAAASVINIESLNESDYRYAAVFARANWNYNKKYIFNVTGRRDGSSRFGPNKRFANFGALGGAWIISEESFLKNQKWLSFAKLRASYGITGSDRIGDYQYLNTYTVTASPYNAVSAFIPSKLFNPDFSWEKTKKLETALEISLLKNRINLTTSWYRNRSSNQLIGVQLPLITGFSSVQANLNATVENSGWEFELSSQIIKSSDWRWNSGFNISIPKNKLISFPGLEGSPYATMYAVGQPTTILKLLEYQGIDPVTGQYRFKDANNDGKISILDDAQTIENIGVKFFGGWQHEVKYRNLSFSFLFQFVKQRQTNYFRDMSVQGTLSNQPEAFTNVWSTDNPNGIIMPYSSGSNPTASTMTTYLKYSTAAVSDASFIRLKNVQLNYTIPVKGKLLSEAKIFLQGQNLLTWTNYFGIDPEFLVTGYIPPLKTYSMGVQITF, encoded by the coding sequence ATGAAAAATTCCTATTACAATATAGGAGGCATTTTCTTTGGGCTCATGTTTACCGCTGTAAGCATCCGTACAAAAGCCCAAACACGCACCATTTCCGGTACCGTAACTTCATCACGTAAACCACTTTCAGGAGTTATAATCTCCCAAGAAGGCAGTGATCAGATAACCATGACCGGCAACAACGGAACCTATACTTTACAGGTTTCAGCAGAAAATCCCATCCTATTGTTCAGACACCCTGATTATGCAGAAGAAAAGTTCACACTCACTAATCAGAAAGTCGTTAATATCAGCTTAGAACAAAAAGTAAAGGGAATCGAAGAAGTTATTCTCAACGCTGGCTACTACAAGGTTAAAGACAAAGAAAGAACCGGTAGTATCGCCAAAGTTTCAGCAAAAGATATAGAAAATCAACCTGTCACTAATGTACTCTCTGCCTTACAGGGACGAATGGCAGGAGTTAACATTACAAGCTCCAGTGGTAATAATTCAGGAGGCTTTGATGTTCAGATCAGAGGTAGAAATAGTTTACGAACGGTAACCAACAGTCTTATCAATGGAAATGAACCGCTATATGTGATCGATGGTATTCCAGTTGGGGGACAATTAGCTACCAGCTACACGGGGGGCTTTGAACCTATGCGTGACATCAACCCGCTCAATGCGATGAATCCCAATGATATTGAAAGTATAGAAGTGCTTAAAGATGCGGACGCTACAGCAATTTATGGCTCACGGGGTGGTAATGGGGTCATCCTGATTACGACTAAAAAGGGAAGTACCAAAGATATACAGTTCAGCCTCAATACCAGCTATAGTTTGAGCAGTGTTGCCAATAGGCTGGAAATGATGTCTACAGAGCAGTATATACAAATGAGGAAACAGGCGTTTGCTAATGACGGAATTACAACATTACCTGCTTCTGCTTATGATCTCAACGGGAAATGGGATCAATCACGATATACCGACTGGCAGAAGACTCTTATTGGTTGTAGTGCAGAAAATACGCAAACATCACTTTCTCTTAGTAGTGGTGGCGACCGCTCTTCTTTTCTGCTCAGTGCCTCTCACCAGGAACAGGGAACCGTTTACCCGGGTAATTCAGGATACAAAACCAATGCCCTTAACAGCAATTACAATTATAATAGTGCAGACCGACGTTTTTCATTAACAGCGTCTAATTACCTGACTTTTCAATCCAACAATGTGATGAACAGTGATTTTACGCGATTGTCTCTATCACTTGTCCCTAATGCACCCGCATTATACGATGCTAACGGAAACATCAATTGGCAGGAAAATACTTTCAGTAATCCTATGGCAGCTCTTAACGGGACCTATGAAGCAAAAACTTTTAGGTTAAATCAGGATATCAGCGCAGGCTATGCTTTATCCGATAATTTAAAGCTAAAGCTTAATGGAGGTTTTAACTACTGGAGTTTACAAGAAACAATACTTTCACCCAACACCATGTATAATCCTGCATTTCCAGCCGGAGCCAGTTCATCCAATTCTACCTCAGCCGTTAATAACTCCAGCTTCATTTCTTACCTTCTGGAACCGCAACTCTCGTGGAGTAAAAACATGAATAAATCCAAGATAGAAGTACTTGTGGGGGCCTCTTATCAGGAAACTATTTCAAAATCTTTAGCCGTGAGAGGAACAGGATATTCCAGCAATGCGCTGCTCCATAATATTGCCGCTGCATCAGTGATCAACATTGAAAGTCTGAATGAAAGCGACTATCGTTATGCTGCTGTTTTCGCAAGGGCTAACTGGAACTACAATAAAAAGTACATTTTTAATGTAACAGGCCGTCGTGATGGCTCCAGCAGGTTTGGACCTAATAAACGGTTTGCCAATTTCGGTGCTTTAGGGGGTGCATGGATCATTTCAGAAGAATCTTTTCTGAAAAATCAAAAATGGCTCAGTTTTGCAAAACTGCGCGCCAGTTACGGTATTACGGGAAGTGACAGGATAGGAGATTACCAATATTTAAATACCTATACTGTTACTGCTTCGCCTTACAATGCTGTTTCAGCATTTATTCCTTCAAAACTTTTCAATCCAGATTTTTCGTGGGAGAAAACAAAAAAGCTAGAAACTGCATTAGAAATTTCCTTATTAAAGAACCGGATCAACCTTACGACATCCTGGTATAGAAACCGCTCATCTAATCAGCTGATCGGTGTTCAATTGCCACTTATTACAGGTTTCAGCTCAGTGCAGGCAAACCTTAATGCTACCGTAGAGAATAGCGGATGGGAATTTGAACTTAGTTCACAGATCATTAAAAGCTCTGACTGGCGATGGAATTCGGGCTTCAATATCTCAATTCCGAAGAACAAACTTATTTCATTTCCGGGTTTAGAAGGTTCACCTTACGCTACGATGTATGCTGTAGGTCAACCTACCACAATTCTCAAACTTTTGGAATACCAAGGCATTGATCCCGTAACAGGGCAGTACCGTTTTAAAGATGCTAACAATGATGGTAAGATTTCAATACTTGATGATGCTCAGACTATCGAAAATATTGGGGTTAAATTCTTCGGTGGCTGGCAGCATGAAGTAAAATATCGCAATTTGTCCTTCTCATTCTTATTTCAATTTGTAAAACAAAGACAAACGAATTATTTCAGAGATATGAGCGTTCAGGGAACACTTTCTAATCAGCCTGAGGCTTTCACGAATGTCTGGTCAACAGATAATCCAAACGGTATTATTATGCCTTATTCATCGGGAAGCAATCCTACCGCTTCTACAATGACCACTTATCTTAAGTACAGCACAGCTGCGGTTAGTGATGCATCATTTATCAGACTAAAAAATGTTCAACTGAATTACACGATACCAGTAAAGGGTAAACTTTTGTCTGAAGCAAAAATATTCCTGCAAGGGCAAAACCTTCTGACATGGACCAACTATTTCGGGATCGATCCCGAATTCCTGGTAACCGGTTATATACCCCCTTTAAAAACCTATTCTATGGGTGTTCAAATCACTTTTTAA
- a CDS encoding helix-turn-helix domain-containing protein yields the protein MDDEKDVIIAICKYIYLNWISKAESQRDFASKCGVEESTVRRIKNIALGTSKTDYNMSLKTLIKICQKKQITLEDFFGNINR from the coding sequence ATGGACGACGAGAAAGACGTAATTATTGCTATTTGCAAATACATTTATCTTAACTGGATTTCAAAGGCAGAATCACAGAGAGATTTTGCATCAAAATGCGGCGTAGAGGAAAGTACTGTTAGAAGAATAAAAAATATTGCACTTGGAACATCAAAGACTGATTACAATATGTCTTTAAAAACTTTGATTAAAATCTGCCAAAAAAAGCAAATAACTTTAGAAGATTTTTTCGGAAATATAAATAGATAA
- a CDS encoding P-loop NTPase fold protein — protein sequence MDNKHIIEYLEYYINSENINFAVLLKGGWGSGKTFFIKKLIEKWSTPNIAGDEFVALNPIYISLNGVSEKKEIILKLKERINPFLYSKGVKVASSIFKGFIKSTLKVDLDFDGDGKDDAAANINFDPISIFKADNDKIKGNRIIIFDDIERCKIPVDEIYGFINDFVEHSKCKIILISDEDKIIERDLQEKNLAPYTAFKEKIIGQAFEIKPNSDEAVQYFISLLKPEIQAVMEENKALIFSIFSVSKAKNLRVLQRAMFNYERILNLLEEDLKKDVDNYKLLTKSLLGYYMIFHIEYNTGNLDIEFFQQLFIGDEKKYDFQNYEEAIKSFNLIHSTKLFTAKNLLQFISHGNYEALLSELNNCFIFHPDDEKDWEKLWYWKFLEDSTFNEILPKVEKEFFAETNLHFTEVLHISSIFLNLIDNELYSGSTKSNVISRAKELFAASDDLKGVTDLHIILRRSWRKYYASEHTAEFQEILKSLKDCTKLSQSQTTNNFVEATLYGLNNENVDELYDIFKKYDWSTRTILERTSIFKNVSAEKFSEVVLSLDNKSIFDLNGYFNYRYIPEKNYTNEKIEDYHKSEFEFINSLRNNLIEKHSKLEGEPIRAKTIKNLIEDLEKISLRINK from the coding sequence ATGGACAACAAACATATCATTGAATACTTAGAGTATTACATAAATTCAGAGAATATTAATTTTGCTGTATTGCTTAAAGGAGGCTGGGGATCTGGCAAAACTTTTTTCATCAAGAAACTAATTGAGAAATGGAGCACTCCAAATATTGCGGGTGACGAATTTGTAGCCCTAAATCCCATATATATTTCGTTAAATGGAGTCAGTGAAAAGAAAGAAATTATTTTAAAACTTAAAGAAAGAATTAATCCCTTCTTATATTCAAAAGGTGTAAAAGTTGCTTCTTCAATATTTAAAGGATTTATAAAATCCACATTAAAAGTCGACTTAGATTTTGATGGAGATGGCAAAGATGATGCGGCTGCCAATATTAACTTTGATCCAATTTCAATTTTCAAAGCAGATAACGATAAAATAAAAGGTAATAGGATTATTATTTTTGATGATATTGAAAGGTGCAAAATACCCGTAGATGAAATCTATGGATTTATAAATGATTTTGTTGAGCATTCAAAATGTAAAATAATACTGATTTCAGACGAAGATAAGATCATCGAAAGAGATTTACAAGAAAAAAATTTAGCTCCTTATACTGCATTTAAAGAAAAAATAATTGGTCAAGCTTTCGAAATAAAACCAAATTCCGATGAAGCCGTGCAATATTTTATTAGTCTTTTAAAACCTGAAATCCAAGCAGTAATGGAGGAAAATAAGGCATTAATATTTAGTATTTTTAGTGTCTCGAAAGCAAAAAATCTAAGAGTCCTCCAGCGAGCAATGTTTAATTATGAGAGGATTTTAAATTTATTAGAAGAGGATTTAAAGAAAGACGTTGATAACTACAAATTGTTAACTAAAAGTTTATTAGGGTATTATATGATATTTCATATTGAATATAATACTGGAAACTTAGATATTGAATTTTTTCAACAATTATTTATTGGCGATGAAAAAAAGTATGATTTCCAAAATTACGAAGAAGCAATTAAATCGTTTAATCTAATTCATTCTACAAAGTTATTCACTGCAAAAAACTTACTTCAATTCATCAGTCACGGTAATTACGAAGCTCTGTTATCAGAACTTAATAATTGCTTTATTTTCCATCCAGATGATGAAAAGGATTGGGAAAAATTGTGGTATTGGAAATTTTTAGAAGACAGTACTTTTAATGAAATATTACCAAAGGTCGAAAAAGAATTCTTCGCTGAAACTAACTTACATTTCACGGAGGTCTTACATATTTCTAGCATCTTCCTTAATTTAATTGATAATGAACTTTATAGCGGAAGTACAAAATCTAACGTAATTAGTAGAGCTAAAGAACTTTTTGCTGCTTCTGATGATCTTAAAGGAGTTACTGATTTACATATAATACTTAGGAGGTCATGGAGAAAGTATTACGCATCTGAACACACAGCTGAATTTCAAGAGATATTAAAATCTTTAAAAGATTGTACTAAACTAAGCCAATCCCAAACGACAAATAATTTTGTAGAAGCCACTCTTTATGGACTAAACAATGAAAATGTTGATGAATTATATGATATATTTAAAAAGTATGACTGGTCGACGCGTACCATTTTGGAAAGAACTTCAATTTTTAAAAATGTTTCCGCCGAAAAGTTTTCAGAGGTAGTACTTAGCTTAGATAACAAATCTATTTTTGATTTAAATGGTTATTTTAATTATCGTTACATCCCTGAAAAAAACTATACTAACGAGAAAATTGAAGATTATCATAAATCCGAGTTTGAATTTATAAATTCTCTTAGAAATAATTTGATTGAAAAACATTCCAAATTGGAAGGTGAGCCAATTAGAGCAAAAACTATTAAGAATTTAATTGAAGATTTGGAAAAGATTTCACTACGAATAAATAAGTAG